In Chryseobacterium oranimense, a single window of DNA contains:
- the gyrA gene encoding DNA gyrase subunit A, whose product MQKEGERLIPINIVDEMKSSYIDYSMSVIVSRALPDVRDGLKPVHRRVLYGMYGLGVFSNRKYLKSARIVGDVLGKYHPHGDSSVYDAMVRMAQEWSLRYPQVDGQGNFGSMDGDPPAAMRYTEARLKKISDEILSDLDKETVDFQNNFDDSMQEPTVLPTKVPNLLVNGTSGIAVGMATNMAPHNLSESIDAICAYIDNREITIDELMHHITAPDFPTGGIIYGYDGVRDAFHTGRGRVVLRAKVNFEEIGNRNAIIVTEVPYQVNKADMIARTAELIKDDKIVGIHEIRDESDRNGLRVVYELKNDAIPNVVLNLLYKYTALQTSFSVNNIALVKGRPEQLNLKDIIHHFVEHRHEVIVRRTQYELKKAKERAHILEGFMKVIGTQDALDRAISIIRHSANPQAAKEGLIEAFELSEIQAQAILDLRLARLTGMELDKIRDEYDAIMKEIMNLEDILANEPRRFEIIKEELLEIKEKYGDERRTAIDYSGGEMSIEDIIPNEAVVLTISHAGYVKRTSLSEYKIQSRGGVGNRAATTRDEDFLEYIVSATNHQYMLFFTEKGRCYWLRVFEIPEGSKTSKGRAVQNLINIEQDDKIKAYIRTNNLKDAEYVNQMSVVMVTKNGTIKKTSLEAYSRPRVNGVNAIEIRDNDQLLGAYLTNGTSQIMIATKNGKCIRFPEEKVREVGRGSIGVRGITMDDNDEAIGMIVVNDVEKETVLVVSEKGYGKRTAVEDYRITNRGGKGVITLNITEKTGNLIAIQNVTDEDGLMIINKSGVAIRMNMDEMRVMGRNTQGVRMINLKKNDEIAAIAKVEMDKEVADDSEENEEGTEIVTDNQENSTQPEAGKENPAEENENSDSEE is encoded by the coding sequence ATGCAAAAAGAAGGAGAAAGACTGATTCCTATCAACATTGTTGATGAAATGAAATCGTCTTATATCGATTATTCGATGTCGGTTATCGTTTCAAGAGCGTTACCGGATGTAAGAGACGGCCTGAAACCCGTTCATAGAAGAGTACTTTATGGTATGTACGGATTAGGGGTTTTTTCTAATCGAAAATATTTGAAATCTGCAAGAATCGTTGGGGATGTTTTGGGTAAATACCACCCGCATGGAGACTCCTCAGTATATGATGCGATGGTAAGAATGGCTCAGGAATGGAGCTTACGTTATCCCCAGGTAGACGGACAGGGTAACTTCGGTTCAATGGACGGCGACCCGCCTGCAGCAATGCGTTATACCGAGGCAAGACTTAAAAAAATCTCTGATGAGATTCTTTCTGACCTGGACAAAGAAACCGTTGATTTCCAGAATAACTTCGACGACAGTATGCAGGAGCCTACGGTACTTCCTACCAAAGTTCCTAACCTTCTGGTAAACGGTACTTCCGGGATCGCAGTAGGTATGGCGACCAATATGGCACCGCACAACCTTTCAGAATCTATTGATGCTATATGTGCTTACATCGACAACAGGGAAATTACCATCGATGAGCTGATGCACCACATTACAGCACCGGATTTCCCTACAGGAGGTATTATCTATGGTTATGACGGTGTAAGGGATGCTTTCCACACAGGAAGGGGAAGAGTAGTACTGAGAGCGAAAGTGAATTTCGAGGAAATCGGAAACAGAAATGCTATCATTGTTACTGAAGTTCCTTACCAGGTGAATAAGGCAGATATGATTGCCAGAACAGCCGAACTTATAAAAGATGACAAAATTGTTGGTATTCATGAAATCAGAGACGAATCGGACAGAAATGGTCTGCGTGTTGTTTATGAACTGAAAAATGACGCCATTCCGAATGTAGTCTTAAACTTATTATATAAATATACAGCCCTGCAGACCTCCTTCAGTGTCAATAATATTGCATTGGTTAAAGGAAGACCGGAACAGCTGAATTTAAAGGATATTATCCATCATTTCGTAGAGCACAGACACGAAGTGATTGTAAGAAGAACTCAGTACGAGCTTAAGAAAGCCAAAGAAAGAGCTCACATCCTGGAAGGTTTCATGAAAGTGATCGGAACTCAGGATGCTCTGGACAGAGCTATTTCCATTATCCGTCACAGTGCCAACCCTCAGGCTGCAAAAGAAGGCTTGATCGAAGCATTTGAGCTTTCTGAAATCCAGGCTCAGGCTATTCTTGATCTTAGATTGGCGCGTCTTACAGGAATGGAGCTTGATAAGATCCGTGACGAATATGACGCAATTATGAAAGAGATTATGAACTTGGAAGATATTTTGGCCAACGAGCCGAGAAGATTCGAGATCATCAAAGAAGAATTGCTTGAAATCAAAGAAAAATATGGTGACGAAAGAAGAACAGCCATTGACTATTCAGGAGGAGAAATGTCTATCGAGGATATCATCCCGAATGAAGCAGTAGTTCTTACGATTTCTCATGCAGGATACGTGAAGAGAACCTCACTTTCCGAATACAAAATTCAGAGCAGAGGTGGTGTAGGAAACAGGGCAGCGACTACAAGGGACGAAGATTTCCTTGAATATATCGTTTCTGCAACCAATCACCAGTATATGTTATTCTTCACGGAAAAAGGCAGATGTTATTGGTTAAGAGTATTCGAAATTCCTGAAGGTTCAAAAACATCCAAAGGAAGGGCGGTACAGAACCTTATCAATATTGAGCAGGATGATAAGATCAAAGCTTACATCAGAACCAATAACCTGAAAGATGCAGAATATGTAAACCAGATGAGCGTAGTGATGGTGACCAAGAACGGTACGATCAAGAAAACATCTCTTGAAGCCTACTCAAGACCAAGGGTGAATGGGGTTAATGCCATCGAAATCAGAGATAATGACCAGTTATTGGGTGCATACCTTACCAATGGTACATCTCAGATCATGATTGCGACTAAAAACGGTAAATGTATCCGTTTCCCTGAAGAAAAAGTAAGAGAAGTAGGTAGAGGATCGATCGGGGTACGTGGTATCACTATGGATGATAATGACGAGGCAATTGGTATGATTGTTGTGAATGATGTAGAAAAAGAAACAGTTCTTGTCGTTTCCGAAAAAGGATATGGTAAAAGAACTGCTGTAGAAGACTACAGAATTACCAACAGAGGAGGAAAAGGAGTTATCACCCTGAATATTACCGAAAAAACAGGAAATCTGATCGCTATTCAGAATGTGACAGACGAAGACGGATTGATGATCATCAATAAGTCCGGTGTTGCTATCAGAATGAATATGGATGAAATGAGAGTAATGGGAAGAAATACCCAGGGAGTAAGAATGATCAATCTTAAGAAAAATGACGAAATTGCAGCCATTGCAAAAGTAGAAATGGATAAAGAGGTAGCAGATGATTCTGAAGAAAATGAAGAAGGAACAGAAATTGTAACCGATAACCAGGAAAACAGTACACAACCAGAAGCGGGAAAAGAAAATCCGGCTGAGGAAAATGAGAATTCTGATTCTGAAGAATAA
- a CDS encoding tetratricopeptide repeat protein, with translation MKKLILGIAIVASAFVFGQKNDVNAKLQEANKAAMDAYNAKNYSAAAPKFVEVYNLLKTNGQDDKIYMYYAGLSYALANNTDESIKIYTDLVNSGFTGVQTTYTAKDKKSGQVMNLDKATWDLMKKNSDYSDFKTEQTPSVEPELYETLTTLLLNAKKPNEALAIIDKGLAKFPNNAKLKDAQGTAYFESGNTDKFIGTLKEQLAKNPNDATNWYNLGVMQSKNPATVEDAVASFKKAIEIKPDFDNAYQNLVYTIIGDDSKIVDQINATRKDKPDEATKLIDARKERFAKALPYAEGWYKAAPENLDALTALKEIYVVTKNMDKLKDLKAKEAELKAKAK, from the coding sequence ATGAAGAAACTCATTTTAGGTATAGCCATCGTAGCTTCTGCTTTCGTTTTCGGTCAGAAGAATGATGTGAATGCCAAATTACAGGAAGCGAACAAAGCTGCAATGGATGCATATAATGCAAAAAATTATTCCGCTGCTGCGCCTAAGTTTGTAGAAGTTTATAACTTATTAAAGACAAACGGGCAGGATGATAAGATTTATATGTATTATGCAGGGTTAAGCTATGCTTTGGCAAATAATACGGATGAATCCATCAAAATATATACAGATCTTGTTAATTCTGGTTTCACAGGTGTTCAGACAACATATACTGCAAAAGATAAAAAGTCCGGCCAGGTAATGAATCTGGATAAAGCTACCTGGGATCTGATGAAAAAGAATTCTGACTATTCAGACTTTAAAACAGAACAGACACCAAGCGTAGAACCGGAACTATATGAAACATTAACAACTTTGCTTCTGAATGCAAAGAAACCTAATGAAGCACTGGCCATCATTGATAAAGGATTGGCAAAGTTTCCGAATAATGCTAAACTTAAGGATGCTCAGGGAACTGCCTATTTCGAATCCGGAAATACGGATAAATTCATTGGGACTCTTAAAGAACAGCTTGCTAAAAATCCTAATGATGCTACCAACTGGTATAATCTTGGAGTAATGCAGTCTAAGAACCCTGCTACAGTAGAAGATGCAGTAGCTTCATTCAAAAAAGCAATTGAAATCAAGCCTGACTTTGATAATGCTTATCAGAACCTTGTGTATACAATAATTGGTGACGATTCTAAAATCGTAGACCAGATCAATGCAACAAGAAAAGACAAGCCGGATGAAGCAACCAAACTGATCGATGCAAGAAAAGAAAGATTTGCCAAAGCACTTCCATATGCTGAAGGATGGTACAAAGCTGCTCCTGAAAATCTTGATGCGCTTACAGCATTGAAAGAGATCTATGTGGTAACAAAAAACATGGATAAGCTTAAAGATCTGAAAGCTAAGGAAGCTGAGCTTAAAGCAAAAGCAAAATAA
- a CDS encoding 1,4-dihydroxy-2-naphthoyl-CoA synthase: protein MIEWKTAKEYEDITYKKCNGVARIAFNRPEVRNAFRPKTTSELYDAFYDAYEDSSIGVVLLSGEGPSAKDGGWAFCSGGDQKARGHQGYVGEDGRHRLNILEVQRLIRFMPKVVIAVVPGWAVGGGHSLHVVCDLTLASKEHAIFKQTDADVTSFDGGYGSAYLAKMVGQKKAREIFFLGRNYSAQEALDMGMVNAVIPHAELEDTAYEWAQEILAKSPTSIRMLKFAMNLTDDGMVGQQVFAGEATRLAYMTEEAQEGRNAFLEKRKPDFGENQWIS, encoded by the coding sequence ATGATCGAGTGGAAAACCGCCAAAGAATACGAAGATATTACCTATAAAAAATGTAATGGGGTAGCAAGAATTGCTTTCAACAGACCGGAAGTGAGAAATGCCTTCAGACCCAAAACCACTTCAGAACTGTATGATGCTTTTTATGATGCTTATGAAGATTCTTCAATAGGCGTTGTTTTGCTTTCAGGAGAAGGACCAAGTGCCAAAGACGGAGGCTGGGCTTTCTGCAGCGGAGGCGACCAGAAAGCAAGAGGTCATCAGGGATATGTAGGTGAAGATGGAAGACACCGCCTGAATATTCTTGAAGTGCAGCGTCTCATCCGTTTTATGCCAAAAGTTGTTATTGCGGTTGTTCCGGGATGGGCTGTCGGTGGCGGGCATTCACTTCATGTGGTTTGTGATCTTACTTTAGCGAGTAAAGAGCATGCTATTTTTAAGCAGACTGATGCTGATGTTACAAGCTTTGACGGTGGATACGGATCTGCATATCTTGCTAAAATGGTAGGTCAGAAAAAAGCCCGTGAAATATTCTTTTTAGGAAGAAACTATTCTGCCCAGGAAGCTTTGGATATGGGAATGGTGAATGCTGTAATTCCACATGCAGAATTAGAAGATACTGCCTACGAATGGGCTCAGGAAATATTGGCAAAATCCCCGACTTCCATCAGAATGCTGAAGTTCGCAATGAACCTTACAGATGACGGAATGGTTGGCCAGCAGGTATTTGCCGGAGAAGCAACCCGTTTGGCTTATATGACGGAAGAAGCTCAGGAAGGAAGAAATGCATTCCTGGAAAAAAGAAAACCGGACTTCGGAGAAAATCAGTGGATATCTTAA
- the menA gene encoding 1,4-dihydroxy-2-naphthoate octaprenyltransferase — MSDWIKAARLRTLPLSLSGIIMGAFIAKWRLYGEGGIWDWKIFALALLVTLLYQILSNYANDYGDGVKGTDAKRINEAESRAVASGKITAKQMKNAVIIFSVLSFIATLGLLYVAFIPDYMNEFYIFIGLGVACILAAIGYTVGKKPYGYMGLGDLFVFIFFGLVSVCGSYFLFTKTFSWDMLLPGTAVGMMSMAVLNLNNMRDIESDRLSGKNSFALRIGFKNAMIYEMILLQLPLILILIFLGLNGFIQSQNYYVFIVMILLIPFSKLRRKIMSVKEPKELDPFLKQVGILTFTMAVLTAIGLNFFK; from the coding sequence ATGTCAGATTGGATTAAAGCCGCAAGGCTAAGAACTTTACCGCTTTCCTTAAGCGGGATTATTATGGGAGCCTTCATCGCAAAATGGAGACTTTATGGTGAAGGCGGAATATGGGACTGGAAAATTTTTGCTCTGGCACTTCTGGTAACACTTCTATACCAGATTTTATCAAACTATGCCAATGACTATGGAGATGGTGTAAAAGGTACGGATGCCAAAAGAATTAATGAAGCAGAATCCAGGGCAGTAGCTTCAGGAAAAATTACAGCAAAACAAATGAAAAATGCGGTGATTATTTTCTCTGTATTGTCGTTTATTGCTACACTTGGTTTGTTGTATGTTGCCTTCATTCCGGATTATATGAATGAATTTTATATTTTCATAGGACTGGGAGTAGCTTGTATTTTAGCGGCAATTGGCTATACGGTTGGAAAAAAACCTTATGGATATATGGGATTGGGCGATCTTTTCGTATTTATCTTTTTCGGTTTGGTTTCGGTTTGTGGAAGTTATTTCCTGTTCACGAAAACGTTCAGCTGGGATATGTTATTACCGGGAACAGCAGTAGGAATGATGAGCATGGCAGTTCTCAATCTTAACAATATGAGGGATATAGAAAGCGACAGACTATCCGGGAAAAACAGCTTTGCTTTGAGGATTGGGTTCAAAAATGCAATGATTTACGAAATGATCCTTTTACAGCTTCCTTTGATATTAATCCTTATATTTTTAGGGTTAAATGGATTTATACAGTCTCAGAATTACTATGTTTTCATCGTAATGATCCTACTGATTCCATTTTCCAAGCTCAGAAGAAAAATCATGTCTGTAAAAGAGCCTAAAGAACTGGATCCATTCCTGAAACAGGTGGGTATCCTTACTTTTACAATGGCAGTTCTTACAGCGATAGGACTTAATTTCTTTAAATAA
- a CDS encoding SRPBCC family protein, which translates to MSSDIYVQAQMLIRKPVEDVFEAFINPEITTKFWFTKSTGKLEEGKTITWEWEMYNVKSNVLVHEIIPNQLIKTEWGDPAVHVDYEFKEMEKGTLVIIKSYGFSQTGEDLLKIINDNTGGFTTVLDGCKAYLEHGIKLNLIEDKFPAK; encoded by the coding sequence ATGAGTTCAGATATTTATGTTCAGGCACAGATGCTCATCAGAAAACCGGTTGAAGATGTTTTTGAAGCATTCATCAACCCTGAAATAACCACTAAATTCTGGTTTACGAAATCTACCGGAAAATTGGAGGAGGGTAAAACCATTACCTGGGAATGGGAAATGTACAATGTAAAATCGAATGTCCTCGTGCATGAGATCATTCCTAATCAACTGATAAAAACAGAGTGGGGCGATCCTGCAGTACATGTGGATTATGAATTCAAAGAAATGGAGAAAGGAACTTTGGTTATTATTAAAAGCTATGGTTTCAGCCAGACGGGTGAAGATCTTTTAAAAATAATTAATGACAATACAGGCGGTTTTACAACAGTTTTAGACGGTTGTAAGGCTTATCTTGAACATGGAATCAAATTGAATTTAATTGAGGATAAATTTCCTGCAAAATAA
- a CDS encoding metal-dependent hydrolase, with amino-acid sequence MKIQFLGQNCFLFTYKDKTILSDPFYNYKKAESGFDIAAQKIDYILLTHAHGDHIADVEEVLQFHPEATIIAVPEICAYFKSAKNKNDVNLGGSAKIDDLKISMVPAHHTSSFPDGSYGGVPVGYIFRLPEGKNIYMAGDTGVMADMELFPRLFGNIDLSILPIGSHYTMCPRKASFAAAELLKTPKVIGCHFDTFPAIEINHESALKHFADKNVELVLPKLGEEFEF; translated from the coding sequence ATGAAAATACAATTTTTAGGACAAAACTGTTTTTTGTTTACATACAAAGACAAAACAATTTTAAGTGATCCTTTTTACAATTACAAAAAAGCAGAATCCGGCTTTGATATAGCGGCTCAGAAAATAGATTATATCTTACTTACCCATGCTCATGGCGATCATATTGCCGATGTGGAAGAAGTATTACAGTTCCACCCGGAAGCAACAATTATTGCTGTTCCAGAGATCTGTGCTTATTTTAAATCAGCCAAAAATAAAAACGATGTGAACTTAGGAGGATCGGCAAAAATCGACGATCTTAAAATTTCCATGGTACCGGCTCACCATACAAGTTCGTTCCCTGACGGAAGCTACGGAGGTGTTCCTGTGGGTTATATTTTCAGACTGCCTGAAGGGAAGAATATTTATATGGCAGGAGATACCGGCGTAATGGCGGATATGGAGCTTTTCCCGAGACTTTTCGGAAATATAGACCTGTCTATCCTTCCTATCGGAAGTCATTACACGATGTGTCCGAGAAAAGCATCTTTTGCAGCAGCAGAATTATTGAAGACTCCGAAAGTAATCGGTTGTCACTTTGATACGTTTCCTGCTATTGAAATTAACCATGAAAGTGCATTAAAGCATTTTGCAGATAAAAATGTAGAACTTGTTCTTCCGAAACTGGGAGAGGAGTTTGAATTTTAA
- a CDS encoding DUF4199 domain-containing protein: protein MTKSPSTLGILLFIATMIIFFVAYYFFSGINYFDTSLKINAFVLPILYAGGAFWSVKSFWNKNRVVTFKDAFSRAFIPMFIGGILSIFSIYAFLNFVDTDAKKLLNYQYVQRQKTELDTEYQSARKILKHQKDIDELDKKYKERLPSFSPEAIKGKDMLTASHFSGYFAAILIFYVVLSVFFGAFFRTRTVYQETENQE, encoded by the coding sequence ATGACGAAAAGTCCATCAACATTAGGAATTTTACTTTTTATCGCTACAATGATCATCTTTTTTGTAGCTTATTACTTTTTCTCGGGAATTAATTACTTTGATACCTCTTTGAAAATCAACGCATTTGTTCTTCCGATTTTATACGCGGGAGGTGCTTTCTGGTCTGTGAAATCTTTCTGGAACAAGAACAGAGTGGTCACTTTTAAAGATGCGTTTTCAAGAGCGTTCATTCCGATGTTCATCGGGGGAATTCTTTCCATCTTCAGTATTTATGCTTTCCTTAATTTCGTGGATACGGATGCCAAAAAACTGCTGAACTACCAATATGTACAGAGACAGAAAACGGAGCTGGATACTGAATATCAGTCTGCAAGAAAGATTTTGAAACATCAGAAAGATATTGATGAATTAGACAAAAAATACAAAGAAAGACTGCCAAGTTTTTCTCCTGAAGCCATTAAAGGAAAAGATATGCTTACGGCAAGTCATTTTTCAGGATATTTTGCAGCAATTCTTATATTTTACGTAGTTTTGTCAGTGTTTTTTGGAGCATTTTTCAGAACAAGAACAGTGTACCAGGAAACAGAAAATCAAGAATAA
- a CDS encoding glycosyltransferase family 2 protein has translation MNLSIVIPLLNEEDSLEQLFSRIDNVCYSNNLSYEIWFVDDGSTDLSWSIIENMKVQHPQIHAIKFSRNYGKSQALHAAFERTNGEVVITMDADLQDFPEEIPELYKMVTEDNYDIVSGWKKKRFDNVMTKNVPSKLFNAAARKVSGVYLHDFNCGLKAYKRQVVKSIDVYGDMHRYIPVLAANAGFRRITEKEVQHQARPYGTSKFGTERFIRGFLDLVTLWFVSRFGGRPMHFFGAVGTVMFIVGFLSALWLGISKLIDVARGIYGHLITNNPWFYIALTMMIMGTLLFIAGFLGEMIIRTNREHKNYNIDEVI, from the coding sequence ATGAATCTATCTATAGTTATTCCGTTATTAAACGAAGAAGACTCTTTGGAACAGCTTTTTTCAAGGATTGACAATGTCTGTTATTCCAATAATCTGTCCTATGAAATCTGGTTTGTAGATGACGGAAGTACAGATTTGTCGTGGAGCATCATCGAAAATATGAAGGTTCAGCACCCTCAGATCCACGCCATCAAATTTTCCAGAAACTATGGAAAATCACAAGCTCTTCATGCCGCTTTCGAAAGAACAAACGGGGAGGTGGTGATTACCATGGATGCTGATTTACAGGATTTTCCGGAAGAAATTCCTGAACTTTATAAAATGGTCACAGAAGACAATTATGATATCGTTTCAGGCTGGAAAAAGAAACGTTTTGACAACGTAATGACGAAAAATGTTCCGTCGAAACTCTTCAATGCAGCAGCAAGAAAAGTTTCAGGCGTTTACCTTCATGATTTCAACTGCGGCCTTAAAGCTTACAAAAGACAGGTGGTAAAATCTATCGATGTGTACGGAGATATGCACCGCTATATTCCTGTTTTAGCTGCCAATGCCGGATTCAGAAGAATTACCGAAAAAGAGGTTCAGCATCAGGCAAGACCTTACGGAACTTCAAAATTCGGGACCGAAAGATTTATCAGAGGTTTCCTGGATTTGGTAACGCTTTGGTTTGTCAGCAGATTTGGAGGAAGGCCGATGCATTTCTTTGGAGCCGTGGGAACAGTAATGTTTATTGTAGGATTTCTTTCTGCACTTTGGCTGGGAATTTCAAAACTGATTGATGTCGCAAGAGGAATTTACGGACATCTGATCACAAACAATCCTTGGTTCTATATTGCTCTTACGATGATGATTATGGGAACGCTGCTTTTTATAGCCGGATTCTTAGGAGAAATGATCATCAGAACGAATAGGGAACATAAGAACTACAATATTGATGAAGTGATTTAA
- a CDS encoding DUF2807 domain-containing protein — protein MKKILYTSLLVVAVSCGKVSPKGNIERKNVDVSEFVNLDLEGKFRVFYARGPKNFVEIETYPNVADNLDVDVDDKTLFIKEKRGTKGVDFYNVTIYSKYNLEKIAVADSVEMNISSEIKTDNFRLNLKNYATFMGSVNTRRAEVEMRNRSRANFLGQTKNAVIKISDTASLIAPYWKIENLNIDSKNGNYAEVNVKDSLKGNIQNTAKFIYYNNPIRAFKIDKTTKVENKKLE, from the coding sequence ATGAAAAAAATATTGTACACATCCCTGCTTGTAGTGGCAGTTTCCTGCGGAAAAGTGTCTCCTAAAGGAAATATCGAAAGAAAAAATGTGGACGTTTCAGAATTCGTAAACCTGGATCTGGAAGGTAAATTTCGTGTTTTTTATGCCAGAGGACCTAAGAATTTTGTAGAGATTGAGACCTATCCGAATGTAGCTGATAATCTGGATGTGGACGTTGATGACAAAACCCTTTTCATCAAAGAAAAAAGAGGCACAAAAGGAGTGGATTTCTACAATGTAACCATCTATTCAAAATATAATCTTGAAAAAATTGCCGTTGCAGATTCTGTAGAAATGAATATTTCGAGCGAAATTAAGACCGATAATTTTAGGCTTAATTTAAAAAATTATGCTACTTTTATGGGTTCAGTGAACACGAGAAGAGCAGAAGTAGAGATGCGGAACAGAAGCAGGGCCAATTTTTTGGGACAAACCAAAAATGCAGTGATAAAAATCTCTGATACAGCAAGTCTGATTGCGCCTTACTGGAAAATAGAAAATCTGAATATTGATTCTAAAAACGGAAATTATGCAGAAGTAAATGTAAAAGATTCTTTAAAAGGGAATATTCAGAATACAGCAAAATTTATTTATTATAACAATCCGATCCGTGCGTTTAAAATTGATAAAACGACAAAGGTTGAGAATAAGAAACTGGAATGA
- a CDS encoding four helix bundle protein, whose product MSFKFEKLIIWQKSMDFGEAIFKLSQSFPKDEAFNLTSQIRRASDSVGLNISEGSILQSKPEFKKFLGYAIRSLAETVTCLYKAKNRNYIPEEEFKIMYNESFILMNQMIAFRNQLSD is encoded by the coding sequence ATGAGTTTTAAATTTGAGAAATTGATTATATGGCAAAAATCTATGGATTTTGGAGAGGCTATTTTTAAATTGTCTCAAAGCTTTCCAAAAGATGAAGCTTTTAATCTGACTTCTCAGATAAGAAGGGCATCCGATTCTGTAGGGCTTAATATTTCGGAAGGAAGTATTTTACAGTCTAAACCAGAATTTAAAAAATTTCTTGGATATGCAATCCGTTCTTTGGCTGAAACAGTAACTTGTCTTTACAAGGCAAAAAACCGGAATTATATTCCAGAAGAAGAATTTAAGATAATGTATAATGAAAGCTTTATTTTAATGAATCAGATGATAGCATTTAGAAATCAACTAAGTGATTAA